The genomic window TTGGCGCGATGGCTACTGCCGTTTCCGTCATCCTTGCCAATCTGTTTATTGATGATACAAAACTGATTCCACTTGTGCCGATGATTGTTGCGATTACCGCTCTCGCCGTCATCCTGCTCTTTGACAAACAGGATGAAGAAAACAGGGAATGGGCAATATCCTCGTGGGGCTTCGCCAAACAGATATTGCCGTTGCTGGCTATAGGTGTAGTGACAGCAGGTTTCCTGCTTGGCTCAACGCACGACAATACAGCCATTGCAGGTGTCATTCCGAACAGTTGGATAGAATGGGCAGTCGGGGGTAATTCGCTTTTGTCTAACTTCTTTGCATCGTTTACAGGTGCATTTATGTATTTCGCCACATTGACCGAAGTTCCAATCATTCAAGGTCTGTTAGCTTCCGGCATGGGTAAAGGTCCGGCACTGGCATTGCTGTTGGCTGGTCCGTCATTGTCTCTTCCGAATATGTTGGTCATCCGTGGTGTAATGGGTACAAAGAAGACCATTGTATATGTTACTCTTGTAATCGTAATGGCAACGGTTTCAGGCTTTATATATGGAAATCTATTTTAGAAATTATGAGAGTATTGATACTTTGTACAGGAAATAGTTGCCGCAGTCAGATGGCTCATGGCATTTTGCAATCATTGGATGATACGATTGAGGTCTGTTCGGCAGGCACACATCCTGTTGAACAAGTAAACCCTAATGCCATAGCGGTAATGCGTGAAATAGGCATAGACATATCCGAACATACTCCCACAGATGTAAGGCAATACCTTACCCAAGAATGGGATTATGTAATAACGGTATGCGGAAATGCCAATGAAACCTGCCCGGTATTTGCAGGACATGTCAAACATCGCTTGCACATCGGCTTTGACGACCCTTCCGATGTAACAGGAACACCCGATTTTATTAAAAACGAGTTCCGTAGAGTACGAGATAATATCAAGATGAAATTCTATGATTTTTATCTTCACATTAAGGGTCATTGCTGATGACCAATAAAGAAGAAGTTACCTCAGCATACATTTTCTTGTTCTACTCAATCTACCAATCACACGCTCCATTAGCAACATCGGCAACCTCTTTGTAGGTCTGCCGATGTTTTTATTACTCGGACATTCTGTTTTTCTTTCATCAGAATCACGCACATCACTTAACGAGTGCAAAACCTCCAAATTTTACTTGATAACAGACCATATGTTCAACAGAAAATAGTATCTTTGCACACATACAGAGTTATTTGACAGAAAAGCACTGCATATCGCAGAAGTTATGACCATTGCCAAGTCATTACCTCATATTTGTAAAACATATCATAAGTGGCTTATTCTTAATTAAATACTATTCTTGAATAGGATTTTTAATAAAAAAGGGACCTGGTAAAAATACTTCATTGGGATACCGATGGATTTATCTTATACCAGAAACGATTGGAAAGCGGCACTTTTGAACTGCCCCGTTTTAAGCCGGACGAAGGGCTATGTAAGCTTCAATGGGAAACTTTCTTCATGATAATCAGGGGTATCCCATTGCGTAGCAGACGGTTAAGGAAACGCTTTAAAATATAGCGATTGTAATTGTACGCTATTGACGTACAGATATTTAATCGCTATATTTTTTGGATAAACGCGTTATTATTCATACCTTTACCCCATGAATTACGGGCGGATAATAACCATGTTGGAAGAACAGTTGCGCTTTTCTAAAACTCAGAACGCGCAACTCATCGAACAAAACGCAAGACAGGCAGAACTGATCAGCCGGATGGCTTCTCAGATCGAGACATTGACCGCGTCCGTTCATTCACTCGAACAGGCTTTACTATCCAGGGACGCTTCCCTGGAACAGGCATTGGTTACTAAACGTGCGTTAGGAAAATTAATAAGCAATAAATCAGAAAAGATTGTTACAGCTCCACCTCCCTGTTCGCCATCAGATGAGACACCCCCAAAAAAAGTAGCCCCCTCCGCCAAGGAGCGTGGTAACAATAACGCCAAGCGCAAGGAGCATTTTGACTTGGAGGTGCGGGAACACGACATTTATCCTTCACGGTCCGGTTTCCAGCCTGAGCTTGGCAAGTTCCTGAAAACCGTAGACTCCATCCGCTATGAGCTCGTTCCTCCCCGTTTTATCAAACATATCCATCACCTGCATTATTATCGATACCGGGGAAATATCATATATGGCAATCTTCCTGCCACGCCCCTGCTCAATTCCTCTTATGACGCCTCCTTTATTGCCGGCATACTACAACTGCGTTATATCTACTCCATGCCGGTGGAAAGGATTATCAAGTTTTTCGGTGAAAGCGGTTTTGATATAAACAAATCCACCGCGCACGGACTGATAAAAAAAACAGCGTGGTTGTTCGACTCTCTGGAGCAGGCCCTGGGGGAGGCGGTCCGTCAGGATGAATATCTGCATATGGACGAGAGCTATTACACGGTATTGGAAAAGGGAAGCAAGTCCTCTACGGGGAAAGCCTCTCGCAAGGTCTATATCTGGGCGGCCCTGGCCAGTCATCTGAGGCTGGTCCACTTCTTCAATGAGAATGGTTCCCGTGCCAGAAAGGTCTTAACCCAATATATAAAACCGGATTATCGGGGAGCCATTCAAACGGATGGTCTGGGAGATTATAAAATACTGGAGACGGACGAATATCCACACGCCGTGCGTCTGGCATGCTTTCAGCATTGTAAACGAAAGTTCCTTGACATTAAAGAAAACAAGGATGCCCGAGAAGTCATAGAAATCATCAATAAGCTCTATCAAAAGGAACACGAGATGCCCGCGGGATACTCACCGCGGCAGATAATGAAATACAAAAAGAAGCACGCCTCTCCTATATTAAATGAATTAAAGCGGAAACTGCTGGCCATACAAGCGGAGAAGTCGACCTTGCCTAAAAGCTCTTTGGGGAAAGCGGTGAATTATGCCCTCAAGGAATATCCCGCGTTGTCGAATTATATACTTGCGCCGGAATACGAGCTGGACAACAATGCGATTGAGAGAATAAACCGGTACATCAGTTTGAGTAGAAGAAACTCACTCTTCTGTGGAAGTCATCAGGGCGTAAAGAGAGCCGCACTGATATATTCACTGGCATGCTCATGCAGGATGAACAATATCAATACTTTTGAATACTTTAAAGAATTACTCAACAAGGCTGTCTCACTGAATCCGAATACCGATAAAAATGTGTTGAGAGAATTACTGCCCGACAAATGGAAAAAAAGATAGCAACGCGGAGACGCTTACCGTTTCCCATTAAAACATGGTAGATGCAGAATGAAAATTGTAGATGTTATTCCATCTGCAACCACTATATAACATATTTATTTACAATAAGTATGAGGTTGAATTGTAGATATTGTAGATATTCTCATGAAATAATATTCCGGCTCTTAGGTTCAAGACATATGGGATCGCCATCATAAGGAAAAGATAGTAAATTTTGTAGTCTCCGGATCAATTTATAACCAGAATTATACATGCAAAAAAGGCACTCCCGATAAAAGGAATGCCTTTTGGACGTTATTCAAAGAATAGATATTATTCGACAACTGAAGATTGATTTGCGCTACCCCAATCAAGAACCTTTGTCTTAACAAACAACTCAACAAAGTCTGTTGGAGGAACAGTAGGATCATCATATCCTCTACCGGCTAAAGTTGCGTCAATACTGTAAATTATATTACGATGGATCTTTCCATCCTTTAAATACTCAGCCGTAGCTGCTGCCATTTCATTCGTCGCAGCAATTTTAATAGGCCAATATGCTGTTTTCTCCGCATAGTTGTATACTGCATCACTTCCGCTCTTTTTAGCATTTTCGAGCTTATAAGTACCTTTAACTACAATTTCAGTTGCAAGATCCTCTGGTTTGAAATTTTCAGCACCATTCATTTCACGAGCAGCCTTAACTTGGGGATTTTCGAACACATAGAATTTAGGGGCGATTGTGATAGTCGCAGACACACCATCTTCAGTTGCGATATTCTGTACCAATGCGGTGGCTGGTAAACTGGCCTTGTATCCTTCAATAATAGAACCTCTCATATTCGTAAACATAGCGTCATCATTCACGAAATCTCCTCTATAACCTGAAGCATAATCTGTAGCATTAGCAGCATAAGTTGCGGACACATTACCCCATACGGTATTGCTAACGACATTCCACCAGCTATTGCCATTACCCATATCTGCTGCATTGGACTTCGTCCGCCCATGCATGATGAATACACATTCTGGTACAATCGTCGCAATTCCTTCAACGTATACATCTTTTGCAGCTCTAGTCATGTCTAAGCTAAGTCCCGTAAAATCAATGCGCGCTACATTTCTTATCAAGTACAAGGGATCTGCTACAAGAATATGTTCACCTTCTCCCGCTGTTTTAGTATATCCATAATAGTTTTTACCTGCTTGTAAAGTGAATGGATCAGACAAACCACTACTCATTGGTAAATAGTTTTCTGCGAATCCGGCAGCTGGCATCGTATATACAGGAGATACAAAGTTGTCAATTGTTGTACCAGCCAGTGAGATTTCAGGCATATTAGCAAATGCGATAGCACGTAATTGCGCACCTTCTGTCAGTCCGGCAAATTGAACCTCATCATTATCCGCAGCAGCATCCTCATTGGCAATATCAGAGGTTGAAGCGACAAGCGCTCTAGTTTCAGCATCATAAAGAGCAACTGTTAAGTTTGTAATTTTAGCTTCATTTTCAGTCTGTGTCCCCTCCGCTGCAGCTTTAGTCAAACTTCTAGCCACATTTTTCACAGAAATAGTCAGTGTTGCGTTATTTTCCCCTGTTTGCGGTTGATCCGGTCCTACGATAGGATCATCCTCGTTTGAACACGCCGCGAACACGCAAGCGATCATTGTCCCGAATAATAAGTTTCTAAGTTCTATTGGGGAATGGTTATAGGGGGTTGTTCTTTAGTTGATTAGGCTTTTGTTGTGTGAAGGGAAGTAACAACTCAGTAGTATTAATTACCCTCAACGTTACTTCTTTAATCGAGGTTTTTATTACATTTGCCGTATGATCTCCCGTCAGGGCGAGACTCCGCTGGAAAAAACAATTTATGTATTGAAGAATATGAAATCTATTTGATATGTCCCCATTTAAAGAAAAAGAGGCATACTTCCGACGCTTGCTCGACGTAGCGAATGTGAATGCCTTGTCCCCCAAGGAGCGTGCGACGTACGATGAGAATCTGAAGATCTACCGTGACTGGAAGGCCACGATGGAGTACGCCGTGGAGGAGGCGGAAACAAAAGGTAAAGCAGAAGGTGAGCGTTTGGCTACCCTACGCAACGCTCGTAACATGAAGAAAGCCGGTGTCGATCTTTCATTAATCGCCGAATGCACGGGGCTTTCGTTGGAAATAATACAAAGTCTCTGATCTGATAAGCCAGTTGCGGACTGAAACTATAGCGGATGACACGGATCTTGGGGAGAAGTATCTTTCTTGATCCGTGCCATACGAATCTGAAGTAATATCCGTCTCATGCGTCTAATACGCCATTAAACCGGTCTATTGCCTGTCTTTTACTAGCATCGATGATTTTCGCGTATACTTGTGTGGAGATGATGTTCTTGTGTCCTAGTAATTTACATACTGTATACAAGTCAATGCCAAGAGCTAGTGAAAGAGTGGCGAAAGTATGGCGGCTTACGTGAAAGGTCACTTTCTTGTTCTTGATGCCGGCGGCTAAAGTCCAGCCTTTTAATACCTGACATATAATCGTGAGGCTAGGTAGATGGAATATCAAGCCGAGCCTGTCATTGTCATTCTCATTCTCCCTTGCGGGAAGGTATTTTATCGCTTCCTCGGACAATGGGAGATAAATAGCCTCTTTCGTCTTTCTTTGTATGATTTGTAAACGGAATTTATCATTTCCTTCTTTTTGCATATCTTCCCATCTAAGAGCGGTCAAGTCGCTGATCCGGAGTCCGCAGAAACAGCAGAACAGAAAAGCCTTTTTTACCTCTGGGCATACGCAATCTGTCCGGATTAACCTCTTTAGTTCCTCTAGGGTCAAATAAGTACGCAGGCTGGTAGGTTTGTGGGGTTTTTCGTCTGTATCCAGCGAACCACAAGGATTCGAGAGGATCAGTCCTTTTTTGACCGCCTTATTGAGTGTGACATTCAGGAGCCGGTAATAACCGTGAATCGTGAAGTCGCTTTTGAGGTAGGGTTGTTTACGCAAGTGAGCGATGAAACCTTTCACGAAACCGGTATCTATGTCCTTAAGCAGGCATTGCGGCATATAGTCTCTAAGATGATTGGCCAGACTTCTTAATCGTAGAGAATAGGCTTTGTCGCCATGCGCAGATTTATCGGTGGACAATTCCGAGAGGAATTCTAAAAGTGTTTTTTTCCCGAGCCCGTTTATCATACGGACACCGTAAATCTCGTTCTGAAGATCAATGATCCGTTGTGCCTTGATACTATTGGCCAAGCGCAAAGTGATCCGGTTCTTATCACGGTCTTCAGGGAAACGTTCCGGGGTGAGGTAGAGCTTGAGGAACTCATAATACCTCTTCCCTTTGTAATAGATGTCCAGATATATGGACAGGTTTGCGTTCGACAGTTTCTTGAACCGGAGCTTTACGGGCTCTTTCGCTTTCATCTCATTCTTTTTTCTTGCCATGATTTTGCTGAATTTAAGTGATTATGTATATTTGTTACTAGGATGATCCGAGTACCACCCCGGTAGCATAAAATACACGGATTGAGCCTGTTTTTGTAGGTGAAAGTTGCAAAAGGTAGGGAAACCTATCACTTTTATGAAATTGATACATTTGTCTCTTATTATAGAGAGTTCTGCCTATCAGCACCACGATATATCCTTTCTATTTTTGTCACATATTAATGTGAGAACAAAAAATATTATACTATGAGATTCAAGAAATACATTCTTTTATCGTTGGTGCTATGCGGATTTGCCGCTTGTTCCGATGATAATGAAATAGAAATTCCAA from Parabacteroides distasonis ATCC 8503 includes these protein-coding regions:
- a CDS encoding arsenate reductase ArsC, with amino-acid sequence MRVLILCTGNSCRSQMAHGILQSLDDTIEVCSAGTHPVEQVNPNAIAVMREIGIDISEHTPTDVRQYLTQEWDYVITVCGNANETCPVFAGHVKHRLHIGFDDPSDVTGTPDFIKNEFRRVRDNIKMKFYDFYLHIKGHC
- the tnpB gene encoding IS66 family insertion sequence element accessory protein TnpB, with product MLYQKRLESGTFELPRFKPDEGLCKLQWETFFMIIRGIPLRSRRLRKRFKI
- the tnpC gene encoding IS66 family transposase, with translation MNYGRIITMLEEQLRFSKTQNAQLIEQNARQAELISRMASQIETLTASVHSLEQALLSRDASLEQALVTKRALGKLISNKSEKIVTAPPPCSPSDETPPKKVAPSAKERGNNNAKRKEHFDLEVREHDIYPSRSGFQPELGKFLKTVDSIRYELVPPRFIKHIHHLHYYRYRGNIIYGNLPATPLLNSSYDASFIAGILQLRYIYSMPVERIIKFFGESGFDINKSTAHGLIKKTAWLFDSLEQALGEAVRQDEYLHMDESYYTVLEKGSKSSTGKASRKVYIWAALASHLRLVHFFNENGSRARKVLTQYIKPDYRGAIQTDGLGDYKILETDEYPHAVRLACFQHCKRKFLDIKENKDAREVIEIINKLYQKEHEMPAGYSPRQIMKYKKKHASPILNELKRKLLAIQAEKSTLPKSSLGKAVNYALKEYPALSNYILAPEYELDNNAIERINRYISLSRRNSLFCGSHQGVKRAALIYSLACSCRMNNINTFEYFKELLNKAVSLNPNTDKNVLRELLPDKWKKR
- a CDS encoding fimbrial protein, which gives rise to MIACVFAACSNEDDPIVGPDQPQTGENNATLTISVKNVARSLTKAAAEGTQTENEAKITNLTVALYDAETRALVASTSDIANEDAAADNDEVQFAGLTEGAQLRAIAFANMPEISLAGTTIDNFVSPVYTMPAAGFAENYLPMSSGLSDPFTLQAGKNYYGYTKTAGEGEHILVADPLYLIRNVARIDFTGLSLDMTRAAKDVYVEGIATIVPECVFIMHGRTKSNAADMGNGNSWWNVVSNTVWGNVSATYAANATDYASGYRGDFVNDDAMFTNMRGSIIEGYKASLPATALVQNIATEDGVSATITIAPKFYVFENPQVKAAREMNGAENFKPEDLATEIVVKGTYKLENAKKSGSDAVYNYAEKTAYWPIKIAATNEMAAATAEYLKDGKIHRNIIYSIDATLAGRGYDDPTVPPTDFVELFVKTKVLDWGSANQSSVVE
- a CDS encoding site-specific integrase, whose product is MARKKNEMKAKEPVKLRFKKLSNANLSIYLDIYYKGKRYYEFLKLYLTPERFPEDRDKNRITLRLANSIKAQRIIDLQNEIYGVRMINGLGKKTLLEFLSELSTDKSAHGDKAYSLRLRSLANHLRDYMPQCLLKDIDTGFVKGFIAHLRKQPYLKSDFTIHGYYRLLNVTLNKAVKKGLILSNPCGSLDTDEKPHKPTSLRTYLTLEELKRLIRTDCVCPEVKKAFLFCCFCGLRISDLTALRWEDMQKEGNDKFRLQIIQRKTKEAIYLPLSEEAIKYLPARENENDNDRLGLIFHLPSLTIICQVLKGWTLAAGIKNKKVTFHVSRHTFATLSLALGIDLYTVCKLLGHKNIISTQVYAKIIDASKRQAIDRFNGVLDA